A single genomic interval of Luteolibacter sp. Y139 harbors:
- a CDS encoding glutaminase family protein: MKKYHSILNPKAALLAAGALSLSLAHGQAPRQKPAGENDLIPPSTPLIACDPYFSVWSPGDTLNGVETAHWTGKQQQLTSLVKIDGKAFRVMGATPIATPALKQKSLTVLPTRTIYTFEGAGVALSLTFLTPALPDDIAVLSRPVTYLAFEFKATDGKPHEVSVYFGASGELTVNTPDQDVTWNDASGDGLAVVRMGSKDQQILQKKGDDQRIDWGYLYLAAPEESTAGRAFGAPNELGIAFASNGLGVRKGESGEADRADGVGCGIELKSFQVGNDPVSKFGMIAYDDIYSIQYNHKNLRGYWRKDGWEAKDLLAASAKEYSQLRARCEAFDAELVADMEKIGGVKYAKLASLAYRHCFAAGKFVADENGQPLQFSKENHSNGCIATSDVFYPMAPQFLLLSPTLAKSFLVPFLEYAKSDRWKFPFAPHDLGTYPQANGQVYGGGEKTEDDQMPVEESGNVMLLVAAIAQMEGNADFAGGYWSRLEQWAEYLKKEGFDPANQLCTDDFAGHLAHNVNLSAKAICALGAFGKLCEMRGEHEKALSYSNTAKEFAQRWVKEARDGDHFRLAFDRPGSWSQKYNLVWDKILGLGLFPEEVLRTEMDFYKKKLNTYGIPLDNRKEYTKLDWIVWTASLTQNRSDFEAMVSPIFKFLNEGPNRGPMTDWYESVSGKKVGFTARPVVGGVFLPALYHKDLWAKYAKRDVTKGKGWAPMPDYIPPVLTTIVPSGIEKDDVLWSYSTDRPEGEWFGTGFDDSKWKKGAAGFGAGGPPNAKVRTQWTNSDIWIRREITMPASIPDTVALSVYHDEDIEVYINGVSAASAGGFVTDLSLVPLSAAGKAALKPGKNLIAVHCHQTSGGQYLDLGVVDVKPGEKKK; the protein is encoded by the coding sequence ATGAAGAAATACCATTCCATCCTCAACCCGAAGGCCGCGCTGCTGGCTGCCGGTGCGCTCAGCCTGTCGCTGGCGCACGGCCAGGCACCTCGCCAGAAGCCCGCGGGCGAAAACGACCTCATCCCGCCCTCGACTCCGCTGATCGCCTGCGACCCGTATTTTAGCGTCTGGTCGCCGGGCGACACGCTGAATGGTGTGGAGACCGCCCACTGGACCGGCAAGCAGCAGCAGCTCACCAGCCTGGTGAAGATCGATGGCAAGGCCTTCCGCGTGATGGGTGCCACTCCGATCGCCACTCCGGCGCTCAAGCAGAAGAGCCTGACCGTGCTGCCCACGCGCACGATCTACACCTTCGAAGGCGCGGGCGTTGCCCTCTCGCTCACCTTCCTGACTCCCGCGCTGCCGGACGATATCGCCGTCCTGTCCCGCCCGGTCACCTACCTCGCGTTTGAGTTCAAGGCGACCGATGGCAAGCCGCACGAGGTCTCTGTCTACTTCGGCGCTTCCGGCGAGTTGACGGTGAACACGCCTGATCAGGACGTGACGTGGAATGACGCCAGCGGCGACGGCCTCGCTGTAGTTCGCATGGGCTCGAAGGATCAGCAGATCCTCCAGAAGAAGGGCGACGACCAGCGCATCGACTGGGGCTACCTTTACCTCGCCGCTCCTGAGGAAAGCACCGCCGGCCGTGCCTTCGGCGCACCAAATGAACTCGGCATCGCCTTCGCCAGCAATGGCCTCGGGGTTCGCAAGGGCGAGTCCGGTGAAGCCGACCGCGCCGATGGCGTGGGTTGCGGCATTGAGCTGAAGTCCTTCCAGGTCGGTAACGACCCCGTGTCGAAGTTCGGCATGATCGCCTACGACGACATCTACTCGATCCAATACAACCACAAGAACCTCCGCGGCTACTGGCGCAAGGACGGTTGGGAAGCGAAGGACCTGCTCGCCGCTTCCGCGAAGGAATACTCCCAGCTGCGCGCGCGTTGCGAAGCCTTCGATGCCGAGCTCGTCGCCGACATGGAGAAGATCGGCGGCGTGAAGTACGCGAAGCTCGCTTCGCTCGCCTACCGCCACTGCTTCGCCGCCGGCAAGTTCGTGGCAGATGAGAATGGCCAGCCGCTCCAGTTCTCGAAGGAGAACCACTCGAACGGCTGCATCGCCACCTCCGACGTCTTCTACCCGATGGCCCCGCAGTTCCTGCTACTGAGCCCCACGCTGGCGAAGTCCTTCCTCGTGCCCTTCCTGGAGTATGCGAAGAGCGACCGCTGGAAGTTCCCCTTCGCGCCGCATGATCTCGGCACCTACCCGCAGGCGAATGGCCAGGTCTATGGCGGTGGCGAGAAGACCGAAGACGACCAGATGCCGGTCGAGGAAAGCGGCAATGTGATGCTCCTCGTGGCTGCGATCGCGCAGATGGAGGGCAATGCCGACTTCGCTGGCGGCTATTGGTCGCGTCTCGAGCAATGGGCGGAGTACCTGAAGAAGGAAGGCTTCGATCCCGCCAACCAGCTCTGCACCGACGACTTCGCCGGCCACCTCGCGCACAATGTGAACCTCAGCGCCAAGGCAATCTGCGCACTCGGTGCGTTCGGCAAGCTCTGTGAAATGCGCGGCGAGCACGAGAAGGCCCTGAGCTACTCGAATACCGCCAAGGAATTCGCCCAGCGTTGGGTGAAGGAAGCGCGGGACGGCGATCATTTCCGCCTCGCCTTCGATCGCCCCGGAAGCTGGAGCCAGAAGTACAACCTGGTGTGGGACAAGATCCTCGGCCTCGGCCTCTTCCCTGAAGAGGTGCTGCGCACCGAGATGGACTTCTACAAGAAGAAGCTGAACACCTACGGCATCCCGCTCGATAATCGCAAGGAGTACACCAAGCTCGACTGGATCGTCTGGACCGCCTCGCTCACGCAGAATCGCTCCGACTTCGAAGCGATGGTCTCGCCGATCTTCAAGTTCCTCAACGAAGGCCCGAACCGTGGACCGATGACCGACTGGTATGAGTCCGTCAGCGGCAAGAAGGTCGGCTTCACCGCCCGCCCCGTCGTTGGTGGCGTGTTCCTGCCTGCCCTCTATCACAAGGATCTGTGGGCCAAGTATGCCAAGCGCGATGTGACCAAGGGCAAGGGCTGGGCGCCGATGCCGGACTATATCCCGCCGGTGCTCACCACCATCGTGCCAAGCGGCATTGAGAAGGATGACGTGCTGTGGAGCTACTCGACCGATCGCCCGGAAGGTGAATGGTTCGGAACGGGCTTCGATGATTCCAAGTGGAAGAAAGGTGCCGCCGGCTTCGGCGCGGGTGGTCCTCCGAATGCAAAGGTCCGCACCCAATGGACGAACTCGGATATCTGGATCCGTCGCGAGATCACGATGCCTGCCAGCATTCCGGACACCGTCGCGCTGAGTGTCTATCACGACGAGGACATCGAGGTTTACATCAATGGCGTCTCGGCTGCGTCAGCGGGTGGCTTCGTCACTGATCTCTCGCTGGTGCCGCTGTCCGCCGCGGGCAAGGCCGCGCTCAAGCCGGGCAAGAACCTCATCGCCGTGCACTGCCACCAGACCAGCGGCGGTCAGTATCTCGACCTCGGCGTCGTCGACGTGAAGCCGGGCGAGAAGAAGAAGTAA
- a CDS encoding NYN domain-containing protein, with amino-acid sequence MSENAIVAKPLAVLIDADNASAAVIAAVLTEVATYGTASVKRIYGDWTSGQLKSWKAPLLDHSIQPIQQFSYTTGKNATDSAMIIDAMDLLYTGRFSGFCLVTSDSDFTRLAARIREEGLVVYGFGEKKTPKPFVSACDKFIYTEVIQIASESVSGIEAKGKKTGPDLRKDAELLKRIRKAIDSATGEESEWASLGLVGTHLSKLMPDFDSRNYGYGKLSDLLEAIGAFELSRKDKHVLIRQKPKAR; translated from the coding sequence ATGTCTGAAAATGCCATCGTCGCCAAGCCGCTCGCCGTATTGATCGACGCGGACAATGCCTCGGCGGCGGTCATTGCCGCGGTGCTCACCGAAGTCGCCACCTACGGCACCGCCAGCGTGAAGCGGATCTACGGAGATTGGACCTCCGGGCAGCTCAAGAGCTGGAAGGCGCCCCTTCTCGATCACTCCATCCAGCCGATCCAGCAGTTCAGCTACACCACCGGCAAAAACGCTACCGACAGCGCGATGATCATCGACGCGATGGACCTGCTCTACACCGGCCGTTTTTCGGGATTTTGCCTGGTGACCAGCGACAGCGACTTCACGCGCCTCGCCGCGCGGATTCGCGAGGAAGGTCTGGTCGTCTACGGCTTCGGTGAGAAGAAGACGCCCAAGCCATTCGTCTCTGCCTGTGACAAGTTCATCTACACCGAGGTGATCCAAATCGCTTCGGAGTCTGTCTCGGGCATCGAGGCAAAGGGCAAGAAGACCGGCCCCGACCTTCGCAAGGACGCCGAGCTTCTGAAGCGCATTCGCAAGGCCATCGACTCCGCCACCGGCGAGGAAAGCGAGTGGGCCTCCCTCGGCCTCGTCGGAACTCACCTTTCCAAGCTCATGCCCGACTTCGACTCGCGGAACTACGGCTACGGAAAGCTGAGCGACCTCTTGGAAGCCATCGGCGCGTTCGAGCTTTCCCGTAAGGACAAGCACGTGTTGATCCGCCAGAAACCGAAGGCCCGGTGA
- a CDS encoding zeta toxin family protein: MNDETPRMRMFAGPNGSGKSVLKSYLPEPLLGVYLNPDEIEAGVNTRGYLDFRDFGLASLTAAEVLPNFIGSDFLSREGFGGQAARLTFANGRLDFPPGVMNAYFASVAADMIRQALVARKATFTFETVMSHPGKVSLLQQAQAEGYRTYLYYVATEDPAINISRVANRVALGGHAVPEGKIVERYHRSLGLLMEAIRHSHRAYIFDNSTDNADGKHTWLAEITEGRKLELKTDRIPSWFKRAVMDPIT; encoded by the coding sequence GTGAACGACGAAACGCCGAGAATGCGCATGTTCGCCGGACCGAACGGGTCCGGCAAAAGCGTCCTGAAATCCTATCTGCCCGAGCCGCTGCTTGGGGTATACCTGAATCCGGACGAGATCGAAGCGGGCGTGAATACCCGTGGGTATCTGGACTTCCGGGATTTTGGCTTGGCTTCTCTAACAGCTGCCGAAGTGCTTCCGAATTTCATCGGATCGGACTTTCTGAGTCGGGAAGGATTTGGAGGGCAAGCCGCCCGTCTGACGTTCGCGAATGGCCGCCTGGATTTTCCACCCGGAGTGATGAATGCCTACTTTGCCTCCGTCGCTGCCGATATGATCCGGCAGGCATTGGTAGCTAGAAAAGCGACCTTCACTTTCGAAACGGTGATGTCCCATCCGGGAAAGGTATCCTTGCTTCAGCAGGCGCAGGCTGAAGGTTACCGCACCTATCTCTACTACGTCGCAACGGAGGATCCGGCGATCAACATTTCTCGCGTGGCAAACCGGGTGGCTTTGGGTGGCCATGCGGTACCGGAAGGCAAGATCGTGGAACGCTACCACAGGTCCCTCGGACTCCTAATGGAAGCCATCCGCCACAGCCACCGGGCCTACATCTTCGACAACTCCACTGACAACGCGGACGGAAAGCACACCTGGCTGGCCGAAATCACGGAGGGCCGGAAGCTGGAACTGAAGACCGACCGAATTCCCTCTTGGTTCAAGCGGGCGGTGATGGACCCGATCACCTGA
- a CDS encoding formylglycine-generating enzyme family protein, giving the protein MKRLLLLLALPAYAKEPEVPNPQNLPVTEQIYALVTKKGDSPAAPADMKAYTEKVSLANDGTFDLVPVPGGEFTIGSPASEAGRKDDEGPQVKVALDPFWIGKCEMTWDIYRAFMENGKSRNKDGSLNRDSDVKTPEAPEAKDGETVVDVVSQPTPPYMPMHFGMGEGYGAGWPAIAMTHHAASKFCEWLTAQTGHYYRLPTEAEWEYACRAGTTTAYSFGDDPSKLGDYAWYSENSDYTYQKVGQKKPNPWGIYDMHGNVAELCLDAYLPDAYAKWKEGDKNPWHQAVNRYPHVTRGGHFFDGGPETLRSAARVPTDKSWKNIDPQIPKSLWYFTDCRNVGFRVVRPMKVPDVKQMHVMWNTGPGPTE; this is encoded by the coding sequence ATGAAACGCCTTCTCCTTCTTCTCGCCCTCCCTGCCTATGCCAAGGAGCCTGAAGTCCCAAATCCGCAGAACCTCCCAGTGACCGAGCAGATTTACGCGCTGGTCACCAAGAAAGGCGACTCGCCTGCCGCCCCCGCGGACATGAAGGCCTACACCGAGAAGGTGTCTCTCGCGAACGACGGCACCTTTGATCTGGTTCCCGTGCCCGGCGGTGAATTCACCATCGGCTCACCCGCCTCCGAGGCTGGTCGCAAGGACGATGAAGGCCCGCAGGTGAAGGTAGCACTCGATCCGTTCTGGATCGGCAAGTGCGAGATGACCTGGGACATCTACCGCGCCTTCATGGAGAACGGCAAGTCACGCAACAAGGATGGCTCGCTCAACCGCGACTCCGACGTCAAGACACCGGAAGCCCCCGAGGCAAAGGATGGCGAGACCGTCGTCGATGTCGTCAGCCAACCCACCCCCCCCTACATGCCGATGCACTTCGGCATGGGCGAAGGCTACGGCGCCGGTTGGCCCGCCATCGCGATGACCCATCATGCGGCGAGCAAGTTCTGCGAATGGCTAACGGCACAGACCGGTCACTACTATCGCCTGCCGACTGAAGCCGAGTGGGAATATGCCTGCCGCGCCGGCACCACCACCGCCTACTCCTTCGGCGATGATCCATCGAAGCTCGGCGACTACGCGTGGTACTCCGAGAACTCCGACTATACCTATCAGAAGGTCGGCCAGAAGAAGCCGAACCCGTGGGGCATCTACGACATGCACGGCAACGTCGCCGAGCTATGCCTGGATGCTTACCTCCCCGACGCGTATGCGAAGTGGAAAGAGGGTGACAAGAACCCGTGGCATCAGGCGGTGAATCGCTACCCGCATGTCACGCGTGGTGGTCACTTCTTCGATGGTGGTCCGGAAACGTTGCGCTCTGCTGCCCGCGTTCCGACGGACAAGTCGTGGAAGAACATCGACCCGCAGATCCCGAAGTCGCTGTGGTACTTCACGGATTGCCGGAACGTGGGCTTCCGCGTCGTGCGCCCGATGAAGGTGCCGGACGTGAAGCAGATGCACGTGATGTGGAATACCGGGCCTGGGCCGACTGAATAA
- a CDS encoding Gfo/Idh/MocA family protein, with protein sequence MSPTPLFLSRRRLLVGTAATAVVAGFPNLLLAQENTAKLKIGLIGCGGRGTGAATQALSADPNVVLWALGDAFPEAIKSSLENLKSFGGKVDVAAERQFSGLDAYQKVLESGVDVVLLAAPPAFRPLHLRAAIEAGKHVFAEKPMAVDVTGVKSVMESAKLAKQKGVAIQHGFCWRYAPGVREVYNKVTSGELGKVFSVYGTYMGTAPKPLQPGMTKPADMGDVEWQLRWWQNFEWLSGGPLLEQAVHTVDKIAWSMGDVAPIAAVANGGRAYRTDAGNVYDHYNIVFEYPGGVMCHLGERQYVGCHTETKDRIFCEKGTAIAPDMPMVLGPDGKKRDWMYKAPAGMEQNMYQVCHNEFFASLRKGEIINTGEYMANSTMLGLLGREAAHTGQRITWEQMWSATQDMAPDTLKMGDAFPIAPVPVPGQYKLV encoded by the coding sequence ATGAGCCCGACACCTCTTTTCCTATCCCGCCGCCGCTTGCTTGTAGGCACCGCCGCCACCGCGGTGGTCGCTGGATTCCCGAATCTGCTGCTCGCCCAAGAGAATACCGCGAAGCTCAAGATCGGCCTGATCGGTTGCGGCGGTCGTGGCACGGGAGCCGCGACGCAGGCACTGTCCGCCGACCCGAACGTGGTGCTGTGGGCGCTCGGCGATGCTTTCCCGGAAGCGATCAAGAGCAGCTTGGAGAACCTGAAGAGCTTCGGTGGCAAGGTCGATGTGGCGGCCGAGCGCCAATTCAGCGGACTGGATGCCTATCAGAAGGTGCTCGAAAGCGGCGTGGATGTGGTGCTGCTCGCCGCTCCTCCGGCATTCCGCCCGCTGCACCTGCGCGCGGCGATTGAGGCCGGCAAGCATGTCTTCGCCGAGAAGCCGATGGCGGTGGACGTGACCGGCGTGAAGTCGGTGATGGAGTCCGCCAAGCTTGCCAAGCAGAAGGGCGTGGCCATCCAGCACGGCTTCTGCTGGCGCTACGCTCCCGGCGTGCGCGAGGTCTACAACAAAGTCACCTCCGGCGAACTCGGCAAGGTCTTCTCGGTCTACGGCACCTACATGGGCACCGCACCGAAACCGCTGCAACCGGGCATGACCAAGCCCGCGGACATGGGCGATGTGGAGTGGCAGCTCCGTTGGTGGCAGAACTTCGAATGGCTCAGCGGTGGTCCGTTGCTCGAGCAAGCCGTGCATACGGTCGACAAGATCGCGTGGTCGATGGGCGACGTCGCTCCGATCGCCGCGGTGGCGAATGGCGGCCGCGCGTATCGCACCGATGCGGGCAACGTCTACGATCACTACAACATCGTCTTCGAATACCCGGGCGGCGTGATGTGTCACCTCGGTGAGCGCCAGTATGTGGGCTGCCATACCGAAACGAAGGATCGCATTTTCTGCGAGAAGGGCACCGCCATCGCTCCCGACATGCCGATGGTGCTCGGTCCCGATGGCAAGAAGCGGGACTGGATGTACAAGGCTCCGGCGGGCATGGAGCAGAACATGTATCAGGTCTGCCACAACGAGTTCTTCGCCTCGCTCCGCAAGGGCGAGATCATCAATACCGGCGAATACATGGCGAACAGCACCATGCTCGGCCTGCTGGGTCGTGAAGCCGCCCATACCGGCCAGCGCATCACCTGGGAGCAGATGTGGAGCGCCACCCAGGACATGGCTCCGGACACGCTCAAGATGGGCGATGCCTTCCCGATCGCACCGGTGCCGGTGCCCGGCCAATACAAGCTCGTCTGA
- a CDS encoding nucleoside permease: MEKAASPAVTTRLSVMMFLQFFVWGAWFVTIGVYLRQGMNFAEGIGTAYSVGPIAAIIAPVFLGLIADRFFPTQVVLGVLHLIGGVLMFLVPWSIQQELAGSKGLFFWVLLGYMLCYMPTLGLTNTLAMRNIHDSEKQFPVIRVFGTIGWIAAGFLVGTLLKADATALPLQVAAGASIALGLYSFFLPHTPPVGKGQPLSITQMLGLESAGMLKDFNFLIFAVASMLICIPLQAYYAYAATFITDAGFGSAAGTMFWGQVSEIFFMLIIPLLFSRLGVKWMLAIGMACWVLRYGLFAMGAPEGVKWMIFSGILVHGICYDFFFVTGQIYTDKKAPNAIRGQAQGFLVLLTQGVGMYGGAKINDVLFTSRVGELSKTGVKVLNLWPSFWWIPACMAGGILVLFFLLFRDRLKPSVDEVIEEAASTPETIQ; this comes from the coding sequence ATGGAAAAAGCCGCCTCGCCCGCTGTGACCACCCGCTTGTCGGTGATGATGTTCCTCCAGTTCTTCGTGTGGGGAGCGTGGTTCGTGACCATCGGCGTCTATCTGCGCCAGGGGATGAACTTCGCCGAAGGCATCGGAACGGCGTACTCGGTGGGTCCCATCGCCGCGATCATCGCTCCGGTGTTCCTCGGCCTCATCGCCGACCGTTTCTTTCCGACGCAGGTCGTGCTCGGCGTGCTGCATCTGATCGGCGGGGTGCTGATGTTCCTGGTGCCGTGGTCGATCCAGCAGGAACTGGCCGGCAGCAAGGGCCTCTTCTTCTGGGTGCTGCTCGGCTACATGCTCTGCTACATGCCCACGCTCGGCCTGACGAACACGCTGGCGATGCGCAATATCCATGACTCGGAGAAGCAATTCCCGGTCATCCGCGTCTTCGGGACCATCGGCTGGATCGCTGCAGGCTTCCTCGTCGGCACGCTCCTGAAAGCGGATGCGACCGCGCTGCCACTCCAGGTCGCGGCCGGAGCCAGCATCGCACTGGGCCTCTATTCGTTCTTCTTGCCGCACACGCCGCCGGTCGGAAAGGGCCAGCCGCTTTCGATCACGCAAATGCTCGGCCTCGAGTCGGCGGGCATGCTGAAGGACTTCAATTTCCTGATCTTCGCCGTCGCCTCGATGCTAATCTGCATCCCGCTGCAGGCCTACTACGCCTACGCCGCCACCTTCATTACCGATGCTGGCTTCGGCTCCGCGGCTGGCACCATGTTCTGGGGACAGGTTTCGGAGATCTTCTTCATGCTGATCATCCCGCTGCTGTTCTCGCGGCTCGGGGTGAAGTGGATGCTCGCCATCGGCATGGCCTGCTGGGTGCTGCGCTACGGCTTGTTCGCGATGGGCGCGCCCGAGGGCGTGAAGTGGATGATCTTCTCCGGCATCCTGGTCCACGGCATCTGCTACGACTTCTTCTTCGTCACCGGTCAGATCTACACCGACAAGAAGGCGCCGAATGCCATCCGCGGTCAGGCCCAGGGCTTCCTGGTGCTGCTCACCCAAGGGGTGGGCATGTATGGCGGCGCGAAGATCAATGACGTCCTCTTCACTTCGAGGGTCGGAGAACTCAGCAAGACCGGCGTGAAAGTTCTCAACCTGTGGCCGTCGTTCTGGTGGATCCCGGCGTGCATGGCTGGTGGCATCCTTGTCCTGTTCTTCCTGCTGTTCCGCGACCGATTGAAACCTTCCGTCGACGAGGTCATCGAAGAAGCCGCTTCCACACCCGAAACGATCCAATGA
- a CDS encoding Gfo/Idh/MocA family oxidoreductase: MNLSRRQTLKSLAALATIQIVPSRVLGLNGQTPPSQEITRAIIGCGGISASHLGMPGKLLALCDVDKGHLDQRMKDAGGEEKGIKGYHDFREVLERKDIDVIHVATPPHWHALIAIAAAKSGKDVWCEKPMSRTIGEGIAMVKAVEKYERIFRLNTWFRFKDNFYGMGVPVKQIKKAAMNDLLGWPLTITVGANTGFDWKLGIWVGQKGLAEKPVPAELDYDLWLGPAPSKPYNPERVHAKFRGYWDYDGGGLGDMGQHYLDPAQYILGKDDTAPISVEIDADPQDSDAIGTWRRIEFTYADGCKIVLDGNNSLKDAAYIQGPKGKINKGFESDIPDLEKKLASLPDPEPQITEFHESVRTRKKFALNEQNGFWSCTIVNMGVTAHRLNKNLKFDPKTLRFDDAEANKLISQPMRGPWKIEV; the protein is encoded by the coding sequence ATGAACCTTTCCCGCCGCCAAACGCTCAAGTCGCTCGCCGCGCTGGCGACCATCCAGATCGTCCCGAGCCGCGTCCTCGGTCTCAATGGCCAGACGCCGCCTTCACAGGAGATCACGCGCGCGATCATCGGCTGCGGCGGCATTTCCGCATCCCACCTCGGCATGCCCGGCAAGCTGCTCGCGCTCTGTGACGTGGACAAGGGCCACCTCGACCAGCGGATGAAGGATGCCGGTGGCGAGGAGAAGGGGATCAAGGGCTACCACGACTTCCGCGAGGTGCTTGAGCGCAAGGATATCGATGTCATCCACGTCGCCACGCCGCCGCATTGGCATGCCTTGATTGCCATCGCCGCGGCGAAGTCCGGCAAGGACGTGTGGTGCGAGAAGCCGATGAGCCGCACCATCGGCGAAGGCATCGCGATGGTGAAGGCAGTCGAGAAGTACGAGCGCATCTTCCGCCTCAACACCTGGTTCCGCTTCAAGGACAACTTCTACGGCATGGGCGTGCCCGTGAAGCAGATCAAGAAGGCCGCCATGAACGATCTGCTCGGCTGGCCGCTCACCATCACCGTCGGCGCGAATACCGGCTTCGATTGGAAGCTCGGCATCTGGGTCGGCCAGAAGGGCCTCGCAGAAAAACCTGTGCCCGCCGAACTCGACTACGATCTCTGGCTCGGCCCCGCCCCGTCGAAGCCGTACAATCCGGAACGCGTGCACGCGAAGTTCCGCGGCTACTGGGACTACGATGGCGGTGGCCTCGGTGACATGGGCCAGCATTACCTCGACCCCGCGCAGTATATCCTCGGCAAGGACGACACCGCGCCGATCTCCGTGGAGATCGATGCCGACCCGCAGGATTCCGACGCCATCGGTACCTGGCGGCGCATCGAGTTCACCTACGCCGATGGCTGCAAGATCGTGCTCGATGGCAACAACAGCCTCAAGGACGCCGCCTACATCCAGGGGCCGAAGGGCAAGATCAACAAGGGCTTCGAGAGCGACATTCCCGATCTCGAGAAGAAGCTCGCCTCGCTGCCCGACCCCGAGCCGCAAATCACCGAATTCCACGAAAGCGTCCGCACCCGCAAGAAGTTCGCGCTCAATGAGCAGAACGGCTTCTGGTCCTGCACCATCGTCAATATGGGCGTCACCGCCCATCGCTTGAACAAGAACCTGAAGTTCGATCCCAAGACGCTGAGGTTCGACGACGCCGAGGCGAACAAGCTCATCAGCCAGCCGATGCGCGGGCCGTGGAAGATCGAGGTGTGA
- a CDS encoding flavoprotein yields MTIVLGITGSIAAYKAADLASQLVKVGHEVHAVMTRAATEFITPLTLQVLTRQPVLVTLEDEKQSWKPGHIELADSADLFLVAPASADVIGNFANGLAPDPLSSIYLALPRTTKVVIAPAMNGKMWQHPSVRRNVARLIEDGCRFIGPAEGDLACGYQGIGRMAPVEEILAGIAPAV; encoded by the coding sequence ATGACCATCGTCCTCGGCATCACCGGCTCGATCGCTGCCTACAAGGCAGCCGACCTCGCGTCGCAGCTCGTGAAGGTCGGCCATGAGGTCCACGCGGTCATGACCCGCGCGGCCACCGAGTTCATCACGCCACTGACCTTGCAGGTGCTCACGCGCCAGCCCGTGCTGGTCACCCTGGAGGATGAAAAGCAGAGCTGGAAGCCGGGGCACATCGAGCTCGCGGATTCCGCTGACCTGTTCCTCGTCGCGCCCGCGAGCGCTGACGTCATCGGGAACTTCGCCAACGGTCTCGCGCCCGATCCCCTCTCGTCGATCTACCTCGCCCTGCCGCGCACCACGAAGGTGGTCATCGCCCCGGCCATGAATGGCAAGATGTGGCAGCACCCGTCCGTCCGTCGGAATGTCGCCCGTCTGATCGAAGACGGCTGCCGCTTCATCGGTCCGGCAGAGGGGGACCTCGCTTGCGGTTACCAAGGCATCGGCCGGATGGCTCCCGTGGAAGAGATCCTCGCGGGGATCGCTCCGGCTGTCTGA